Within Ralstonia pickettii DTP0602, the genomic segment CGCCCACGCCTTGAGGCTCAGGTAGGTAGGCAGGAAATCGCGCGCGCTTTCGCTCAGGAAGTAGGCGCAGCGTGTGCTGCCTGCTATCGGCCGGCGTACCAGCAGGCCATGATCGGTCATCGCCTGGAGCCTGGCGCTCAGGATATTCGAGGCAATGCCGAGGCGCCGCTCGAATTCCTCGAAGCGTGTCGCGCCGTAATACGCTTCACGCAGGATCAGGATGACCCAGCGCTCGCCCAG encodes:
- a CDS encoding MarR family transcriptional regulator, whose product is MSRTRFLDMPCSVARAAAVLGERWVILILREAYYGATRFEEFERRLGIASNILSARLQAMTDHGLLVRRPIAGSTRCAYFLSESARDFLPTYLSLKAWAERWAEPRRRATVFVDTQTGEEIMAPPLTRADGSLICFDDVQVISSRTR